The Candidatus Dependentiae bacterium genome segment CTTTATATTCTATTTCAGCGGTTGCAAGAACTGTTTTACATGACGCACACCATGGCACGGTTTTATTTTTTCGCTCAATAAATCCACCCTCTACAAATTTTGAAAACGCTTTTAAAATCGAGCTTTCATACTCCGGACTCATTGTTATATATGGATTATCCCAATTCATCAAAACGCCTAAATTTTTAAACTCTTCACGTTGTGTATTAATCCATTTATTTACATATTCACGACTGTATTTTTTTAAAGCTAGACGCTTTTCATTTTGATCAGTTATTGAATTTAGCTCTTTTTCTTTTTCTTTGGTTACTTTTAATTCTATAGGCAATCCGTGACAATCCCATCCAGGAGTTACAGGCACATGAAAACCTATCATTCTTTTGTATTTGGCAGAAATATCTTTGAGTGTTTTATTTAAAACATGGCCCAAATGAATATTGCCGTTTGCATATGGCGGACCATCATGAAGTATAAATTTTTCTTTACCGATATTATGAGTAAAAGAAGTGACAGATAATTTTTTATTTTCCCAATTTTTTAATATTTCACTCTCTTTTTCTACAGCGTTTGCACGAATGGAAAAATCTGTTTTTGGTAAATTTAATGTATCTTGAAACGGATTTTTTTTATTATTTTCTGTACTCATAATATTCCTAGTTTTAGGGTTTAAGCCCAAATAAATAACTTTATTATAATTATATTTTAGAACAAATAATAAAAATTATAAATAAATTAATTTGAATCTATTTAACAAAATACCAAACAATTGAAGTAATAAGAGAAATTGCTACAGGAATTTTTACATACTTAAAGCCAAATAACTTATTTGCTAAATTAACCAAAGTTAAAACAATTAACACCGGATAAATTATCAATAAAATTGGAGTACTGAATTTAATAATTCCCATAAACCCAAGATTTGACATAGCAAAAGTCAAAATAAGAGTTATAAGCAAACTTGATTTATAATTTAATTTATTCTTAAACAGTGCGTTTTGAATAAATTCTGCAAAAACTACAGCCAAAGTAAGTGCCGTCGTCAAACAGGCTAAAATTACAGCCATATTTGCAACAATTCCACCTGCCGAGCCCAAAACAACAGAAGAAAGAACACTTAAAACCTTATCTTTTTCTATATTTAATAGCTCTAATGAATAAAATGAAGCTACATAACTAAAACCAATATAAACCAATGCCAAAAGCCCTGCACCGATTATGCTTGAAATTATAGTTACCAAATAAAATTTTCTTTTACCTATTTTATCTTTAAACGAAAATCCGGATCCAAAAGATTTTTTCAACCCCAAAAGTATAACAACTGAAAAGAAAAAAGCACCCAAAAGATCCATGGTATAATAACCTTCGGTTAACCCATACATGAAAATTTGAGTTTTTGAAAAATCAATAACTCTTGCTACCGGATGTGTAAAAAAAATTCCCTTAACTATCAATATAATTAAAGAAATTAATAGTAATGGGCTTAAAATTGTTCCCAATAAATCTAAAATTCTTGCTCTTTTAAATGCAAAAACAAATAAAACAGCACAAAATACAAGTGAAAAATAAAATAAAGAAACTCCGGGAATATAACTTTGCAAAGTAGAAAAAGAAAGTGTAACACATCTTGGCATTGCCATAAAAGGTCCAATTAAAGCAAGCAAAAATGCAGACAAAATTAATCCGGGAATTTTACCTATTCTATTAAAAAAGCTTGAATAGTCGCCCGAAAATAAAAACATAGCCAAAAGCCCAATAAATGGTACTAAAACCGCTGTAATCAATAATCCAAGTATTGCATAAAAATTCATATTTCCTGCAAAACGTCCAAGATCCAAAGGGAATACCACATTGCCGGCACCAAAAAACATTGAAAACATAGCCAAACCGGTTGAAATAATAATTTTAAAATAGTTACGAAACTTTTCCATACAATCCTAAATAAATAAATTTTTATAAAAGTCTATAAATAATAATGGATTATTGAAACTTCGTCAAACAGGTGATTATAGCGCTTAATTCATCTATAAATTCGTCATATCCAGCCGAGTCTGGTATCGCCCGCCCTTAAACTCTGCTTTCAACCAAGCATTTACAATTTCAAAAGCAAGATCAAGCGATATATAATCAGCCGGAAGAGCCAGTATATTTGCCATATCATCACATCTGGCGGCAGCTGCAACTTCAGGATTCCAACATAAAGCTGCATATATGTGTTTATATCTATTTGCGGCAATTGACATACCCACTCCGGAACCACAAATCAAAATTCCTAATTCAGAATTATTATCAAGAATATTTTGTGCTACTTTTTTAGCATAGATCGGGTAGTCTGTCTTAGTAAGGTCATAAGCACCAACATCTACCCATTCTATATTTAAAAAATTTGAAATAATTTTACTCTTAAGCTCTACGCCTCTATGGTCAGATCCAATAGAAATCTTCATTTTTTAAAATCTTTCTCTTTTTTG includes the following:
- a CDS encoding RpiB/LacA/LacB family sugar-phosphate isomerase, which encodes MKISIGSDHRGVELKSKIISNFLNIEWVDVGAYDLTKTDYPIYAKKVAQNILDNNSELGILICGSGVGMSIAANRYKHIYAALCWNPEVAAAARCDDMANILALPADYISLDLAFEIVNAWLKAEFKGGRYQTRLDMTNL
- the brnQ gene encoding branched-chain amino acid transport system II carrier protein, which codes for MEKFRNYFKIIISTGLAMFSMFFGAGNVVFPLDLGRFAGNMNFYAILGLLITAVLVPFIGLLAMFLFSGDYSSFFNRIGKIPGLILSAFLLALIGPFMAMPRCVTLSFSTLQSYIPGVSLFYFSLVFCAVLFVFAFKRARILDLLGTILSPLLLISLIILIVKGIFFTHPVARVIDFSKTQIFMYGLTEGYYTMDLLGAFFFSVVILLGLKKSFGSGFSFKDKIGKRKFYLVTIISSIIGAGLLALVYIGFSYVASFYSLELLNIEKDKVLSVLSSVVLGSAGGIVANMAVILACLTTALTLAVVFAEFIQNALFKNKLNYKSSLLITLILTFAMSNLGFMGIIKFSTPILLIIYPVLIVLTLVNLANKLFGFKYVKIPVAISLITSIVWYFVK